Within Burkholderia sp., the genomic segment TTCGGCACCGGCAAGCTCGGGAAGGCCAGATCGCGCAGACTTTAGGTGAAACCTTGCAGGGCGCGCACCGCCCGTCGATAGACGGTCTTCACGCCAAGTAATGTCTGAATCAGCGTATCGCCGTATAGACACGGGCGACCACGTGTGGGTATGGCATCGGGTATTCTGGCAAGGACGGCTTCATCTATCCATATTGTTACGTTCCCCCGGTTGATCAGGCCTTCATTATAGGCCGCCCAATTCCTGACACGGTAGCGTGCCTTCGGCTCACCTGTCTTGTGTATGTCCTTGCACATTTTCTTGTCAAAAATTAAGCAGTTACTCTGGAATCTGACTTGATAGGGGGCTGGCCCCGCGACCATTGCGCGTACACGTCAACGGATCTCGCTCGATTTATGCAACAACGCCCCATACCCACACGTGGTCGCCCGTGTCTATACGGGGCGATACGCTGATTCAGGCATTACTTGGCGTGAAGCCCGTCTATCGACTGACCTTGCGCGCCTTGCAAGGTTTCACCCAAAGTCTGCGCGATTTGGCCTTCCCGAGCTTGCCGGTGCCGAATTACACCACGCTCTGTCGCCGGGCAAAAACGCTTGATGTCGAACTGCCGATCCTTCGTGACAATGAACCGATCCATCTGGTTGTCGACAGCACCGGTCTGAAGGTCTATGGAGAAGGTGAATGGAAGGTGCGCCAGCACGGCTACTCGAAGCGGCGCACGTGGCGTAAAGTCCATCTCGCGCTCAACGCGAATACAGGTCAAGTGCATGCCGCGCTAATGACGAATCAGAATGTGGCTGACGGTGACGCTCTGGCCAAGTTGCTCGACCAGATTCCACGCGAAGAACAAATCGATGTCATTGGCGGTGACGGTGCCTACGACACCAAGCCATGCCATGCGGCCATTGCTGCACGCAGTGCTATTCCTTCGATTCCGCCACGCGAGGGTGCCGCTCATTGGCCAGCGGATATGCCCGGTGCGGCGTGGCGTAATGGCGCGGTTGATGCAATTGCCCGTGACGGTCGTCGAGAATGGAAGCAACACAGTGGCTACCACCAGCGATCGCTTGCCGAGAATGCGATGTATCGGTTCAAGACCCTCACCGGAAACTGTCTCTGGGCGCGTCACATCGCCTCGCAGGCGACCGAGGTCTCCGTTCGCGTCGGCGTCATCAACCGTATGGCGGACCTCGCTCGTCCGCAATCCGTGCGTATCGCCTGAAATTATGCCCGTCGATGCTATTGCGTCCTCACACTCGATTTATGCAACAACGCCCCCGTCGATGCCATTACGTCCTCGCGCTCGATTTATGCAACAACGCCATTTCAAGATCAAAAAATTACGAATCAATAATTCACCGGCAAAGCCGAGGGGAGGTTACTTCGTTTATGTACCAGTTAGCGAAGGTGTTGTACTCTAGATTTTAGAATGCCCATTATTTGCGCATTTCAGCAAATGATAGTGGACCGTTCCGGTCTTACCCTCGCGCGTCACCACCCAGCCGGCCAGCGCCTCGTGCCCGGCGGGATCGAGCGGCTCGCCTGATTCCACGTACAGATCGCCGCCCGGCCCGGCCAGCCGCGCCGCCAGCGGCAGGGCGCGCGCGAACAGTTCAGTTTCAGCGAAGGGTGGATCGAGAAACACTACATCGAACGAGCTCGGCGCTAGGCCTGCCGCGAGCCGCAGTGCTTCAGACTCGACCACTTCGACGTTGCGCGCCGACAGCTTCTCTCGAACTGCTCTCAATTCCCCGGTCGCGCACGCATTGTGCTCCACCATCACCACGCTGGCCGCGCCGCGCGACGCGGCCTCGAAACCGAGCGCGCCGGTTCCGGCGAACAGGTCGAGGCAGCGGCGACCGTCGAGATCCTGGCCGAGCCAGTTGAATAGCGTTTCGCGCACGCGATTGGGCGTGGGGCGCAGGCCGTCGAGGTTAAGCACCCGCAGCGGCGTGCGTTTCCACTCGCCGCCGATAATGCGCACCGAGTGTGGCTTGCCGCGGGCGGCGCTGGAAGACGGGTGGGCGGCAGGCGAACGGGACATACGAAATCGGCTGGAGCGGGGTGATCTGGACAGGCTGGGGGGCGGAACAAGCACACGTTACCACAGGCCCACCCCATTTCCAAAGTGGGGCAGGCCGTTATTGCATAAATCGAGGGAGAGCCGTTGATGTTTATGCGCAACGGTCGCGGGGGCCAGTCCCCTGTTATTGATCAGTCGATGCTATTGCGTCCTCACACTCGATTTATGCAACAACGCCGTTCATTGTCACGAAGGATCGGCAGTTCGACATCAAGCGTTTTTGCCCGGCGACAGAGCGTGGTGTAATTCGGCACCGGAAAGCTCGGGAAGGCCAGATCGCGCAGACTTTGGGTGAAACCTTGCATGGCGCGCAACGTCAGTCGATAGACGGTCTTCACGCAAAGTAATGCCTGAATCAGCGTATCGCCGTATAGACACGGGCGACCACGTGTGGGTATGGCATCGGGTATTCTGGCAAGGACGGCTTCATCTATCCACATTGTTACGTTCCCCCGGTTGATCAAGCCTTCATTATAGGCCGCCCAATTCCTGACACGGTAGCGTGCCTTCGGCTCACCTTTCTTGTGGATGTCCTTGCGCATTTTCTTGGCAAAAATTAGGCAGTTACTCTGGAATCTGACTTGATAGGAGGCTGGCCCCGCGACCGTTGCGCGCAAACGTCAACGGATCTCGCTCGATTTATGCAACAACGCCCTACGTAACGCTAAGCCAGCTGCCGTAACAAGCCAAGGAAGTCACACACGGCGGCACCCCTGGCTTCAAGGGGATCCTCAGACCAGCCCGGTCGGACGGCGCGTGGGCGGGATCGGCGCGTCGTCGAGTGCACCGAGGAAACCCGTAGTCCACCAGTGTACGTCGTGCCTGCAGATCTCGGCGAGCAGAGCCGTGTGGCGCCGCACGCGCTCTTCCAGCGGCATGGTCAGCGCTGCCTGGATCGCGCGCGCGGTGCCCTGGATGTCGTATGGATTGACCAGCAACGCGTCGGTCAGCTGTTCGGCGGCGCCGGCGAAGCGCGAGAGCACCAGCACGCCTGGATCCCTGCTATCCTGCGCAGCGATGAATTCTTTGGCGACCAGGTTCATGCCGTCGCGCAACGGCGTGACCAGCGCCACGCGACTCGCGCGGTACAGGCCCGGCAGCGAGCTGCGGTCGAGGCTACGGTGGATGTAGCGCACCGGCATCCAGTCGAGTTCTCCGTAGTCCCCATTGAGCGAGCCACACAGCGCGTCCATCTCCTGGCGCAGATGATCGTAGGCGTCGACGTCCTCACGGCTCGGTGCGGCGATCTGGATTAGCGTCGCGCTCTGGCGCATTTTTGGGTAGCGGTCAAGCATCTCGCGGAACGCCTGCACGCGCTGCGGCAATCCCTTCGAGTAATCGAGCCGGTCCACGCCGAGCAGCAGCTTGCGGCGCGAATACTCGTCGCGCATCTGCTCGTAGATGTTGAGGCCGTCGTCGTCGCTGGCCATCTGAGCAAAGCCGTCTACGTCCATGCCGATCGGGAAGCTGCCTACCCGGATGGTTCGGTCGAAAGCGCGCAGCCGTTCGCCGTCGATGAATTGCGCATCGGCCTCGGCCTGCGCGTAGCGTACGAAGTGGGTGACGTCTGTATGCGCCTGGAAGCCTACCAGATCGTAGGCGAACAGCGAGCGCATCAACCATTCGTGCTCGGGGATCGCGGCCATGATCTGCGGCGGTGGCACGGGGATGTGCAGGAAGAAGCCGATCCGGTTGCGGCAGCCCTGGGCGCGCAGCTCGGTAGCGAGCGGGATCAGATGGTAGTCATGTACCCAGATCACGTCGTTGGGCTTGAGCAGCGGCATCAGCTTGCACGCGAATAGGAGGTTCACGCGGCGATAGCCCTCGCTGAACTGTACGTCGAAGTTGGCCAGGTCGAGCCGGTAGTGGAACACCGGCCAGAGCACGTTGTTCGAGTAGCCAAGGTAGTAGGCGTCGTAGTCGCGCTGCGAGAGGTCGATGGTGGCGAGCTCCATGTTGCCGTACTCGCGGATTTGCATCTCCTCATTTCCGGGGTTGCTGTCGGCCTCGGCGAGCTTTCCGCTCCAGCCGAACCAGATACCGCCGCGCTGCTGCAGGCTGTCGTTGAGTGCGACGGCCAGGCCGCCGGCGACTTCGTTGTCTGGGTCTGCTGTCCGGTTCGATACAACGATGAGACGGCTCACGGATACCTCCTGGTGATGACGATGTGGGATGAGGAAGCGATCCGCCACCGCGGCGTTCGCCGCGCTGGTGGGCGGCGTGGCGGACGGGCAGCAGGTATCGGGGCAGGGCGCTGGCACTGGCCGATACAGGCCTCACGAGACGGATCGGACGAAACGGTGTGATGCGCTCCGGCTCGGGCTGCCGATACAATCGGTAGATGCCCGCTTGGCATTTTGGCAGCCTGGTGCGGGCTGGGTGCCGGACCATTGTGAGCCGTTTCCGGAAGAGGAACGGGCCCAGCGTACACTATCAATCTATTCAGGTGGATTCCACGTCCCTTGAGACGCTCACTTTTGCCTTTGACTTTCGGAGTTTGATATCTCGCCCCTTGGGGCGGGAAACTTCATTTCGATCCCGTCGTGGAATATCGCATCCTCCGGCCCGAGATAGACCGGCCTACGCCAGGTCGTGTCGCGCATTGAATGCTGCACCAGGTGATCGACGCCGAGCAGAACCGCGAAGATCGCCATGCGCACTGGGATCCCGTTGTCGGTCTGGCGGAAGATCGCCAGCCGCGGATCGCGGTTCAGGTCGATTGACAGGTCGTTCGAGCCTGGCCGGCTGTCGCGTGGCAGCGGGTGCATGATCAGCGTGTCGCTCTCGCAGACGGTATCCATCAGCGCTTGGGTAATCTGGAAATCGGGCGTGTAGCCCTCGAAGGATTCATCGGTGAAGCGCTCCTTTTGGATCCGCGTGGCATATACTACCTCGGCGCCGGCCAGCCCCTTGGCGAGATTGGCCGTCTCCTCGATCACATGACCGTTGCGCGAGATCTGCTCAATGATGTGGCGCGGCATCTCGAGCGTGGGCGGCGCTACTAGGGTGAAGCGGATGCCATGATAGAGAGCGAGCAGCTTGGTCAGCGAATGCACCGTACGGCCATACTTGAGATCGCCGACGAAAGCGATGTGCGAACCGTCGACAATTTTGCCGAGCCGCAAGAACTCGCGCTGGATCGTGTAGAGATCGAGCAGGGCCTGGCTGGGATGCTCGCCGGGACCGTCTCCGCCGTTGATCACCGGCAGGTTAATGGCGCGTGCAAACTCGGCCACCGAGCCCTGCTCGGGATGGCGGATCACGAGCGCGTCCACGTAGCCGGCCATCACGCGGCTGGTGTCGTGGATCGATTCGCCTTTCGCCATCGAGGAGAAGGTGAAGCCGGTGGTGTCGCAGACCGAGCCGCCGAGCCGGCAAAAGGCCGCGCCGAACGAGACGCGCGTGCGCGTGCTGGCCTCGAAGAACAGGTTGCCGAGCACAGCGCCTTCCAGCACCCGCGAGATTTTACGGCGGCGCGCGATCGGTTGCATCATGTCAGCCACGCGGAACAGCGCCTCGACCGAATCGCGCGAGAATTGGTCGACCGACAGCAGCTGTGGGCGGCCCTCGAATAAAATTTGGCTGCTCAGCGAGTTTGTATATACGCTATGCGTATAATTAGACTTATCCACCGCTCGCTCGACGATCTCGCCCACATACCGCTCGACGATCTCTGGCATTGAGCGAGATTCCTGCGAATCGTCGGGAAGGAGCCAGGTATCCAGTGCACGTCTGCTTACGCCGACGTGGTTGGCGAAGGCTTCGCGGGTCATGTTGAGGCGGCGCATAGCATCGCGCAGGAAGGTTTGCTGAGGTACGGTCATGGCGGGCCCTGTCTAGAAATATACGCTATGCGTATAGTAATTCGCTGTCTGCTAAAGTCAAGCGTCCGCCGCGTCCGATTCTGGGATCGTATTGGCCTGGCCGTACCTCGGCTGCCACGTCAGTCAATCTTTTTGGGTCTGATTCCCCGTGGGGTTATTGGGCGTTTTGGCGTTGTTGCATAAATCGAGCGAGATCCGTTGACGTTTACGCGCAACGGATCTCGCTCGATTTATGCAAAACAACGCCACCGGAAACTGTCTCTGGGCGCCTTACATTGACTAGCAGGCGACCGAGGTCGCCGTTCGCGTCGGAGTAATCAACCGCATGGCGGACCTCGTTCGTCCGAAATCCGTTCGTATCGCCTGAAATTATGCCCGTCGATGCCATGGCGTCCTCACGCTTGATTTATGCAACAATGTGGTTTTCGATGTAAAATCGTTCATTGGCGCTTAAGTGTTCCCCCTCATGCAAGCGTGTTTTCAGTGGCTTGACCAGAAAATTATACAGCCTGAGCGGTGGCGTAACTTTGTTGCGTTTCACTTGAGCATAGGCCCGGTGACGGGCCTCGCTGCCCTCGGCACGACGCGCTGCGTGATGCGCCTCTGATAAAATCGCTGCTTTTGGGGGCCTCCGCTCGGGCTGCCGAGCTTGCTGCGTTCCCGCTCCTCTTCACTCAAGCCAGCAGACCATGTTCAGCTTGTTCAAACGATTGATTGGATCGAAGGTCGACGGCGCGCAGTCCGACGACCAGGACGGTCCCCCGGACTGGCAGGACAGCGCCGAAGTCCCCGCGGCTGAGGCGGGGCAGCCCGCAGCGTCGGCAAGCGACACGCCAGACGTTCCAGTTGAGCAGGCTGCGCTTGCGCAAGTCGCCTCCGCCCTCCCCGCCGCCGAGGACGAAACGCAGGCGGCCACGGTCGTTGAGATCGTGCCTCCTCCCGCGCCGGAGCCGGTCGCCAAGAAATCTTGGATCGCGCGCCTGCGCTCGGACCTGTCGAAGACCAGCTCCAACCTGACTAGAGTCTTCGTCACCACCAAGATCGACGAAGACCTCTACAAGGAACTTGAGACCGCGCTGCTGATGTCAGACGCCGGCGTCGACGCCACCGAGTACCTGCTCGGCGCGCTGCGCGAGACGGTCAAGGCCGAGCGGCTGACCGATCCGCAGCAGGTCAAGGCAGCCCTGCGCGGCCTGCTGATCGAGCTGCTCGCGCCGCTGGAGAAATCGCTGATGCTGGGCCGCGCGCAGCCGCTGGTGATGTTAATCGCGGGCGTCAACGGAACCGGAAAAACAACCAGCATCGGAAAGATGGCCAAGCACCTGCAGCACTTCGACCAGTCAGTTCTGCTGGCCGCCGGAGACACCTTCCGCGCGGCCGCGCGCGAGCAGCTCGCGATCTGGGGCGAGCGCAACAACGTCATGGTAGTACAACAGGAAAACGGCGATCCGGCCGCGGTGATCTTCGACGCGGTAGGTGCCGCGCGCGCGCGCAAGATCAACGTGGTAATGGCCGATACGGCGGGCCGCCTGCCCACCCAGTTGCACCTGATGGAGGAGTTGCGCAAGGTCAAGCGCGTGATCGGCAAGGCACAGGCCGATGCGCCACACGAGGTGATGCTGGTGATCGACGCAAACACCGGCCAGAATGCACTCGCCCAGGTGAAGGCCTTCGACGACGCGCTGGGCCTCACCGGCCTGATTGTCACGAAGCTCGACGGCACCGCGAAGGGAGGCATCCTCGCCGCGATTGCGCGGCAGCGACCGGTGCCAGTCTACTTCATCGGTGTCGGCGAGCAGGTGGAGGATTTGCAGCCCTTCAATGCTGAGGAGTGCACCGACGCGCTGCTGGGCTGAGCCCGGTCGGTATCGTCAGGAGCGTTGTTGGGCGTTGTTGCATAAATCGAGTGTGAGGACGCAATACGTTCGTATCGCCTAAAATTATGTCCGTCGATTCCATTACGTCCTCATGCTCAATGTATGCAACAACGTCGTCCCGGATGACGGTGGATCGGCGTCTTGGGCTGCTCGATCCTCTCGTAGAGACGGAAGCGCTCTTCGCGGTCGGTCGCGCGGCGGGCTTCCCAGATCAGCCGCCAGACGTATTTCGACATCGAGCTCGGCTCGATGTGGTCGGTCGGGTCTTGGCGCAAAATTACGTCGCAGTCTTCGGTGAAGGAGAAGTACATATCGCCGAAGTAGGCGAAAGTGGCGATCTGCGCGTCGCCCAGACACACCGGCGAAATGCGCTCGTAGTCGAGCGGCAAGTGTGCGGCGATCTGTACCGCTACGTCGCGATAGGTCCGGCTGTAATTTACGAAGGGCAGCCACAGCGTCATCAGCAGAACCCACATCAGCGTTGTGCCGGCACCAGACAGCACCACGCTGCGCGACAGCACCTTGGGCTGGTGCGAGATGCGCCAGCGCACCAACGCGAACCAGCACAGTGTGCTGATCAGCGCGCAGGCGAAGGCGAGAATGTTGAAGTGCGATTCGTAGCCGGGCACCAGGCGTGCCAGGTTACGAGACAGCGCATGCGGAAAGCCGGTGATTGAAGCCAGCCAGACCAACCACACGAAGCTACCGAGGATGGTGAAGCTAAGCACCGCGAACCAGTCGATCGCGTTGATCACGCCGCGCTTCAAGGTGGGCAGGGCAAAGGTGGCGAGCACCGCCAGCGGCGGCAGCAGCAGCATGTAGACACGGTTAGTTTCTTGGCTCTGCAAGATCACGAGCGCGACCAGCGGGACGGCCACCGCGAACGGCACCGCGATATGCGGTCGGTACCGCCAGCCCCTCCAGCTCACCCAGGCCCAAATCGCCAGCGGCCAGGCCGGCCAGGTAAACAACGGTAGATTCTTTGCGGCGTAGCGTAGCACCGTAGTGGGCGGGCCCGAGAAGCGTATCAGGCTGCAGTGCAGCCACTGGTTGAAGAACCAGTGGGCGTCGGCGGGATAGAGTGTGAGTGCAGCGAGCGGCCAGAGCGCTAACAGCAAGACGGCGACCGGCACACCGACCAGCAGCAGTTGGCGATGCCGGACCTCGGGCGTGGCCAGCATCAGCACGGCGGTACTGACGATAAGTGCTGCGGCCAGTACCGGATTGCCGGACAAGAGCAACAGGCCGACCGCGATGCCCCACCAGGCGGCACCGTGCAGCGGCTTGTCGATCAGCCGTACCAGACCGTAGACCAGCATCGCGATCCAGGCGAACTGGGCCAGCTGCGGAGTAGTTTCATGGCTGCGCTCGGCCAGCCCGAAGCAGGCCAGCAGCACCAGCAGCGCACCATCGGCTAGCGTGCGACCATAGTCGCGCGGCTCGGGTTCTCCCCCGAAGACGTACTTGAACGGCTGCACCTCTGGGCGGCGACCGAGCAAGTAAGCAGTGTACCAGACGAAGGCGCAGGCCACGCAGAATAGGATGCCGGTGGCGATTCGCGAGGCGTTGCTGGCCGAGAACCACGGGCCGAAAGTCTCGACACCGAGCGCACCAAGCCAGTAGCCGAGCGGGCCGTCGGAGGTGATGAACTTGCCGACCAGGTTGGGCAGCAGCCAGTCGTGCAGCGAGCCACCTGCCATCGTCCACATCACCCCGAAGCCGGCAGCGTCCTCGTTCTTCCATGGGTCGCGGGCAAATAGGCCAAAGCCCGCATAGACCAGGCAGAGCGTGAGCAGCAGCCAGCGCGGCAGGGCGCGCGTGGCAGCGGCGGTGAGACGAACAACAGGCTTCATGCAGTGATTAGCTGTTATGAGTAGGTGCGGGTGGCGGCACCGGGCGATGAAGTGTTACAAGTGTTCAAGATTATAGACGTTGCGAAGGCGGTTACCGCAAGCTCGGTGCGCCGCAACACGTGCAGACAATAAGGGGAGCCTGGGCTGTTTTTTTCGCTTCGGACCATGCAGGCTGGCGTTGCCGCTGGCCTGTGTCTCGGGAAGTTGGGCGGTTTCAAGGTAGGCCGCTACGTGGCTACTATCGATCCGAAATACGTAAACTTTACTCAAAATGCATGGCGTTGTTGCATAAATCGAGCGAAATCTATTGACGTTTACGCGCAACGGTCGCTGGGCCAGCCCCCCTATCAACTTAGATTCCAGAGTAACTGCCTAATTTTTCCCAGAAAATGCGCAAGGACATACACAAGAAAGGTGAGCCGAAGGCACACTACCGTGTCAGGAAGTGGGCGGCCTATAATACAGGCCTGATCAACCGTGGAAACGTGACGATATGGATAGATGAAGCCGTCCTTGCCAGAATACCCGACGCCATACCCACGCGTGGTCGCACGCGTCTATACGGCGATACGTTGATTCAGGCATTACTTGGCGTGAAGACCATCTATCGACTGATTTGGCGCGCGCCCTGCAAGGTTTCACCCAAAGCCTGCGCGCTCTAGCCTTCCCGAGCATTATGTCTCGTTTTTCTATGCCCCTCACATGAGGGAGGCTTTTCAAATTTCAAGATAACGAATTGCAGATAAATATGCAACAACGTCCCTACGACACCAAGCCATGCCATGCGGCCATTGCTGCACGCAGTGCTATTCCTTCAATTCCGCCACGCGAGGGTGCCGCTCATTGGCCAGCGGATATTCCCGGTGCGGCGTGTCGTAATGGCGCGGTTGATGCAATTCCCCGTGACGGTCGTCGAGAATGGAAGCAAGACAGTGGCTACCACCGGAGATCGCTTGCCGAGAATGCAATGTATCGGTTCAAGACCCTCACCGGCAACTGTCTCTGGGCGCGTCACATCGCCGCGCAGGCGACCGAGGTTGCCGTTCGCGGCGGCGTCATCAACCGCATGGCGGATCTCGCTCGTCCGCAATCCGTTCGTATCGCCTGAAATTATGCCCGTCGATGCCATTGCGTCCTCATGCTCGATTTATGCAACAATGCCCCGCTGCGCAGTAGAATACTATGGTCTTCGTCGAGCGCCTGCCCGAACAGCTCAGCTGCGCCTACACGGGCGGCGAAACGGAATTCCGGACCGCGTGCTGAATTATAAGGGTCCGGGCAGCGGGCTAGAAGCTTACTGCCTGTACGCATGCACATCTGCTTGCCGAGCCTCGCCCGTGGACGCGGATGGGTTGAAGGGGTGGGGGCGGTATGCGTCACAGGCCGCCGTGTCGCGCAAGGGAAACGTAATGGATGCCGGTGCCGCCGGCAGTTAGAGCCGCGCTACAGCGGCAAGGTTGAGGGGAGTGGCATTATGGGCGGATTGAGTATTTGGCACTGGCTGGTCGTTTTGGTGATCGTCGTGATGGTGTTCGGCACCAAGAAGCTGCGCAATCTCGGCAGCGATCTCGGTAGCGCGGTCAAGGGTTTCAAGGACGGTATGAAGCAAGAGGACGAAACGCCGACCAAGGCGCAGCAGCAACTGCCGCGCACGGTCGCTGTGAATGCCGACGCGAAGGAAACGAGGCGTTCTTCCGATTCGAAGAAGGCGTAATCGCTTCGCGCTGATAGGAAGACGCTGCGATGCTCGATTTCGGTCTTTCCAAGATGGCGCTGATCGGCGTCGTCGC encodes:
- a CDS encoding glycosyltransferase family 39 protein, producing the protein MKPVVRLTAAATRALPRWLLLTLCLVYAGFGLFARDPWKNEDAAGFGVMWTMAGGSLHDWLLPNLVGKFITSDGPLGYWLGALGVETFGPWFSASNASRIATGILFCVACAFVWYTAYLLGRRPEVQPFKYVFGGEPEPRDYGRTLADGALLVLLACFGLAERSHETTPQLAQFAWIAMLVYGLVRLIDKPLHGAAWWGIAVGLLLLSGNPVLAAALIVSTAVLMLATPEVRHRQLLLVGVPVAVLLLALWPLAALTLYPADAHWFFNQWLHCSLIRFSGPPTTVLRYAAKNLPLFTWPAWPLAIWAWVSWRGWRYRPHIAVPFAVAVPLVALVILQSQETNRVYMLLLPPLAVLATFALPTLKRGVINAIDWFAVLSFTILGSFVWLVWLASITGFPHALSRNLARLVPGYESHFNILAFACALISTLCWFALVRWRISHQPKVLSRSVVLSGAGTTLMWVLLMTLWLPFVNYSRTYRDVAVQIAAHLPLDYERISPVCLGDAQIATFAYFGDMYFSFTEDCDVILRQDPTDHIEPSSMSKYVWRLIWEARRATDREERFRLYERIEQPKTPIHRHPGRRCCIH
- the rsmD gene encoding 16S rRNA (guanine(966)-N(2))-methyltransferase RsmD; amino-acid sequence: MSRSPAAHPSSSAARGKPHSVRIIGGEWKRTPLRVLNLDGLRPTPNRVRETLFNWLGQDLDGRRCLDLFAGTGALGFEAASRGAASVVMVEHNACATGELRAVREKLSARNVEVVESEALRLAAGLAPSSFDVVFLDPPFAETELFARALPLAARLAGPGGDLYVESGEPLDPAGHEALAGWVVTREGKTGTVHYHLLKCANNGHSKI
- the otsA gene encoding alpha,alpha-trehalose-phosphate synthase (UDP-forming); amino-acid sequence: MSRLIVVSNRTADPDNEVAGGLAVALNDSLQQRGGIWFGWSGKLAEADSNPGNEEMQIREYGNMELATIDLSQRDYDAYYLGYSNNVLWPVFHYRLDLANFDVQFSEGYRRVNLLFACKLMPLLKPNDVIWVHDYHLIPLATELRAQGCRNRIGFFLHIPVPPPQIMAAIPEHEWLMRSLFAYDLVGFQAHTDVTHFVRYAQAEADAQFIDGERLRAFDRTIRVGSFPIGMDVDGFAQMASDDDGLNIYEQMRDEYSRRKLLLGVDRLDYSKGLPQRVQAFREMLDRYPKMRQSATLIQIAAPSREDVDAYDHLRQEMDALCGSLNGDYGELDWMPVRYIHRSLDRSSLPGLYRASRVALVTPLRDGMNLVAKEFIAAQDSRDPGVLVLSRFAGAAEQLTDALLVNPYDIQGTARAIQAALTMPLEERVRRHTALLAEICRHDVHWWTTGFLGALDDAPIPPTRRPTGLV
- the ftsY gene encoding signal recognition particle-docking protein FtsY, producing the protein MFSLFKRLIGSKVDGAQSDDQDGPPDWQDSAEVPAAEAGQPAASASDTPDVPVEQAALAQVASALPAAEDETQAATVVEIVPPPAPEPVAKKSWIARLRSDLSKTSSNLTRVFVTTKIDEDLYKELETALLMSDAGVDATEYLLGALRETVKAERLTDPQQVKAALRGLLIELLAPLEKSLMLGRAQPLVMLIAGVNGTGKTTSIGKMAKHLQHFDQSVLLAAGDTFRAAAREQLAIWGERNNVMVVQQENGDPAAVIFDAVGAARARKINVVMADTAGRLPTQLHLMEELRKVKRVIGKAQADAPHEVMLVIDANTGQNALAQVKAFDDALGLTGLIVTKLDGTAKGGILAAIARQRPVPVYFIGVGEQVEDLQPFNAEECTDALLG
- the tatA gene encoding Sec-independent protein translocase subunit TatA, translated to MGGLSIWHWLVVLVIVVMVFGTKKLRNLGSDLGSAVKGFKDGMKQEDETPTKAQQQLPRTVAVNADAKETRRSSDSKKA